In Paracoccaceae bacterium Fryx2, a single genomic region encodes these proteins:
- a CDS encoding head decoration protein: MTVLTQPPTMGDVLKYEVNPNYTRETITLLAGMPYPVGSVLGRITASAKYKLATSGGTDGAQTASAVLLYAVDATLADATGIVVARGPAIVSRAALAYDATVDDAAKITTKISQLAAAGILARDTA, from the coding sequence ATGACCGTCCTGACCCAGCCGCCCACCATGGGCGATGTCCTCAAGTACGAGGTCAACCCGAACTACACCCGCGAGACCATCACGCTGCTGGCCGGCATGCCCTATCCGGTCGGCTCGGTCTTGGGCCGCATCACAGCCAGCGCCAAATACAAGCTGGCCACCAGCGGCGGCACCGATGGCGCGCAGACAGCTAGCGCCGTTCTGCTCTACGCCGTCGACGCCACACTGGCCGATGCGACGGGCATCGTCGTCGCGCGCGGCCCTGCCATCGTCTCGCGGGCGGCGCTCGCATACGACGCCACCGTCGATGACGCTGCCAAGATCACCACCAAAATCAGCCAATTAGCAGCTGCCGGGATCCTTGCGCGCGACACCGCCTGA
- a CDS encoding VanZ family protein, whose protein sequence is MTLALIIAVLTLAPMPSGGPAGSDKIYHILAFASLAFPLSLVRPRLVIWVALAVIAYGGSIELVQPFFGRQAEWADLVADAFGAVLGAGAGYVLSGRLLSLSKGCSM, encoded by the coding sequence TTGACCCTGGCGCTCATCATTGCTGTACTGACCTTGGCCCCGATGCCGTCTGGGGGTCCAGCAGGATCGGACAAAATTTACCATATTCTGGCCTTTGCCAGCCTGGCGTTTCCACTGTCGCTTGTGCGACCGCGACTTGTGATTTGGGTGGCACTGGCCGTCATCGCCTATGGGGGCAGCATTGAGTTGGTGCAGCCCTTTTTCGGACGTCAGGCCGAATGGGCAGACCTCGTAGCAGATGCCTTCGGTGCTGTCTTGGGTGCAGGGGCCGGATATGTTCTATCAGGCCGCCTTCTTTCCTTGTCAAAAGGCTGCAGCATGTAA
- a CDS encoding major capsid protein, whose product MTITRNPFDVGGYSLAEMTQAINILPNLYTRLGQIGLFRFEGVSQRSIVIEQREGVLSLLPSVPLGAPATVGNREARSMRSFALPWIPHDDVILPADVQGMPALGLSDATDPLVEVMNRKLTLMRRKHAQTREYMEMNALRGIVKDGAGTTLYNYFSEFGLDQISVDFVFGTAGTNIQGKVRTTLRAIEDNLMGETMTTAHALVSSEFFDKLISHPKTEDAYKFFSATGGQPLREDMRRAFPFAGVLFEEYNGSVTLSSGTAERLIPTGEGIAFPMGTFDTFTTYGGPANLLETANTIGLPLYARQMMDAKGRWIDLMTEGSILPVNKRPRLAIRLVSAN is encoded by the coding sequence ATGACCATCACCCGCAACCCATTTGACGTGGGCGGCTATTCGCTGGCCGAGATGACGCAGGCCATCAACATTCTGCCCAACCTCTACACCCGCCTCGGCCAGATCGGCCTGTTCCGCTTTGAGGGCGTCAGCCAGCGCTCCATCGTCATCGAACAGCGAGAGGGTGTGCTGAGCCTGCTGCCCTCGGTGCCGCTCGGCGCGCCCGCCACCGTCGGCAACCGCGAGGCCCGCTCGATGCGCTCCTTTGCCCTGCCGTGGATCCCGCATGACGACGTGATCCTGCCCGCCGACGTCCAGGGGATGCCCGCGCTCGGCCTCTCGGATGCCACCGATCCGCTGGTCGAGGTGATGAACCGCAAACTGACGCTGATGCGTCGCAAGCACGCCCAGACCCGCGAATACATGGAGATGAATGCGCTGCGCGGCATCGTGAAGGATGGCGCTGGCACCACGCTTTACAACTACTTCTCCGAATTCGGGCTTGATCAGATCTCGGTCGACTTTGTTTTTGGAACCGCTGGCACCAACATCCAAGGCAAAGTCCGCACCACCCTGCGCGCCATCGAGGACAATCTGATGGGCGAGACCATGACCACCGCACACGCGCTGGTCAGCTCCGAGTTCTTCGACAAGCTGATCAGCCACCCCAAGACAGAGGACGCCTACAAATTCTTCTCGGCCACCGGCGGCCAGCCCCTGCGCGAAGACATGCGCCGGGCTTTCCCCTTTGCGGGCGTGCTCTTTGAAGAATACAACGGCTCGGTCACGCTCTCGAGCGGCACCGCTGAACGGCTGATCCCGACCGGCGAGGGCATCGCCTTTCCGATGGGCACATTCGATACCTTCACCACCTATGGCGGACCCGCGAACCTGTTGGAAACCGCCAACACTATCGGCCTGCCGCTCTATGCCCGCCAGATGATGGACGCAAAGGGCCGCTGGATCGACCTGATGACGGAAGGATCGATCCTGCCGGTCAACAAGCGCCCGCGCCTTGCGATCCGGCTCGTCAGCGCCAACTGA
- a CDS encoding DUF3489 domain-containing protein: MSLDPTQRHQIKQDPALTKLTDTQTIILSAGAQRPDNIALPLPKGLHGAAAKMAVTKMIAHGWLQEVDANLRQCEPLWRETGDGQGTTLIATAAGLKVIGIEPWGSGPVATDTPGPKARTPRTGTKHAAMIDMLSRPEGATVEELSVVTQWMGHTVRGAISGTLKKRLGLVIASSKDDRRGRVYRLANYASGAV; this comes from the coding sequence ATGTCGCTTGATCCCACCCAGCGCCACCAAATCAAACAGGACCCCGCTTTGACAAAACTCACCGACACCCAAACTATTATCCTCAGCGCCGGGGCCCAGCGCCCCGACAACATCGCTCTGCCGCTGCCCAAAGGGCTTCATGGTGCGGCGGCGAAGATGGCTGTCACCAAGATGATCGCACACGGTTGGCTGCAAGAGGTCGACGCCAACCTGCGCCAGTGTGAACCGCTTTGGCGCGAGACCGGCGATGGCCAGGGCACCACGTTGATCGCAACCGCAGCAGGCCTCAAGGTCATCGGGATCGAGCCTTGGGGTTCCGGTCCCGTAGCGACCGACACGCCCGGGCCAAAGGCGCGCACACCGCGCACCGGTACCAAGCATGCCGCAATGATCGACATGCTGTCCCGCCCGGAAGGCGCTACCGTCGAAGAACTCTCAGTCGTTACTCAGTGGATGGGTCACACTGTCAGGGGAGCGATCTCCGGTACCCTGAAGAAGAGACTGGGGCTGGTCATTGCATCCTCAAAAGATGATCGGCGCGGGCGCGTTTACCGATTGGCAAATTATGCGTCAGGTGCTGTGTAG
- a CDS encoding phage terminase large subunit family protein yields the protein MSESSLPPSQTSGSRLHEGDHDHSLNDGDLTEGLDLGFDGAEDILRIWRQGMRPDPDLTVSEWADAHRKLSSRASAEPGQYRTARTPYLREIMDALSPCHPAQRISFMKAAQVGATEAGNNWIGFVIHHAPGPMLAVLPTLEMAKRTSRGRIDPLIEDSPALREKVSPARSRDAGNSMLSKEFPGGILVLTGANSATGLRSMPARYVFLDEVDAYPASADEEGDPVTLAEARTTTFAHRRKVFMVSTPTIRGLSRIEREFEASVRRRYFVPCPHCDHRQWLQFERLRWDKGQPETAMYHCAGCEKPIAEHHKTELLARGEWRATAVSANPNAIGFHLSALYSPIGWKSWEQIARDWLAAQGSDEMLRAARNTLLGETWVESGDAPEWQRLADRRETFVAQIPARGLFLTAGADVQKDRIEVDVWAWGRGLESWLVDHVVISGGPDDPACWDKLTALLGKTWVHEHGAVMPLAKLAIDTGYETAAVYAWARIQGIAQVAPVKGMEGFNRTTPVSGPTFVDATVNGRKLKRGARLWTVATATFKAETYRYLRLERPNDEDRASGVSNPAGTIHLPDWADSEWLKQLVAEQLVTIRNKRGYARQEWQKMRERNEALDARVYARAAVWILGADRFDERMWRQLEKQAGVETITAAAKADTDTPSEPQAGRIAAPRKRGWRVSTPKYME from the coding sequence ATGTCCGAGAGCAGCTTACCGCCCTCGCAGACCTCAGGGTCTCGCTTGCATGAGGGTGATCATGATCACAGCCTGAACGACGGCGATCTAACCGAGGGGCTCGACCTCGGCTTTGATGGCGCTGAGGATATCCTGCGCATCTGGCGTCAGGGGATGCGGCCCGATCCAGACCTGACGGTATCGGAATGGGCCGATGCGCATCGCAAACTATCGTCCCGCGCCTCCGCAGAACCCGGGCAATACCGCACGGCGCGCACGCCCTATCTGCGCGAGATCATGGACGCGCTGTCGCCGTGCCACCCGGCGCAGCGGATCAGCTTCATGAAAGCCGCTCAGGTTGGGGCCACAGAAGCAGGCAACAACTGGATCGGCTTTGTCATTCACCACGCGCCCGGGCCAATGCTCGCCGTGCTACCCACTCTGGAGATGGCAAAACGCACCTCGCGGGGTCGGATTGATCCGCTGATCGAGGACAGCCCGGCGCTGCGGGAAAAGGTGAGCCCGGCCCGCTCGCGGGACGCGGGCAATTCGATGCTGTCAAAGGAATTCCCTGGCGGTATTCTGGTGTTGACCGGGGCAAACTCGGCCACTGGCCTGCGCTCAATGCCCGCGCGGTATGTGTTTTTGGATGAGGTTGACGCCTATCCGGCCTCCGCAGACGAGGAAGGCGATCCGGTCACGCTGGCCGAGGCTCGAACGACGACCTTTGCGCATCGCCGCAAGGTGTTCATGGTCTCGACCCCGACGATCCGGGGGCTGTCGCGTATCGAGCGGGAATTTGAGGCCTCTGTTCGGCGGCGTTATTTTGTGCCCTGCCCGCATTGCGACCATCGGCAATGGCTGCAGTTCGAGCGGCTGCGCTGGGACAAGGGGCAGCCAGAAACGGCCATGTATCATTGCGCAGGCTGCGAGAAGCCCATCGCCGAGCATCACAAGACCGAACTGCTCGCACGCGGTGAGTGGCGCGCCACCGCTGTGTCAGCCAACCCGAACGCGATCGGGTTCCACCTCTCGGCGCTTTATTCGCCGATTGGCTGGAAAAGCTGGGAACAGATCGCCCGTGACTGGCTGGCGGCCCAAGGATCCGACGAGATGCTGCGCGCGGCGCGCAACACCCTGCTGGGTGAAACATGGGTCGAGAGTGGCGACGCACCGGAATGGCAGCGCCTCGCAGATCGGCGCGAGACGTTCGTGGCCCAGATCCCAGCGCGGGGACTGTTTCTGACCGCTGGGGCGGACGTGCAGAAGGATCGCATCGAGGTCGATGTTTGGGCCTGGGGCCGTGGCCTGGAAAGTTGGCTTGTCGATCACGTCGTGATCTCTGGCGGGCCAGATGATCCCGCGTGCTGGGACAAACTGACGGCACTTTTGGGCAAAACTTGGGTGCATGAACACGGTGCGGTCATGCCCCTGGCAAAGCTGGCAATCGACACCGGGTATGAAACGGCAGCCGTCTACGCTTGGGCCCGCATCCAAGGCATCGCACAGGTGGCTCCTGTCAAAGGCATGGAAGGCTTCAACCGCACAACGCCGGTCTCAGGGCCGACCTTCGTTGATGCGACCGTGAATGGACGAAAGCTCAAGCGCGGCGCACGGCTCTGGACGGTGGCCACGGCGACCTTCAAGGCGGAGACCTATCGCTATCTCCGGCTGGAGCGGCCCAATGATGAAGACCGCGCCAGTGGCGTGTCAAATCCAGCGGGCACGATCCACCTGCCGGACTGGGCTGACAGCGAATGGCTAAAGCAGCTGGTGGCCGAGCAGCTCGTCACGATCCGTAACAAGCGGGGCTACGCGCGCCAGGAATGGCAAAAGATGCGCGAACGCAATGAGGCGCTGGACGCCCGGGTGTACGCCCGGGCCGCTGTCTGGATCCTCGGTGCTGACCGCTTCGATGAACGGATGTGGCGGCAGCTCGAGAAACAGGCCGGGGTTGAGACGATCACGGCGGCCGCCAAAGCCGACACTGACACACCGTCCGAGCCTCAAGCCGGAAGGATTGCCGCCCCCCGCAAGCGCGGTTGGCGGGTAAGCACGCCAAAATACATGGAATGA
- a CDS encoding ISNCY family transposase has protein sequence MGWVMMSERELNRIEVLAQVDDGRLSVQNGANMLDVTKRQLFRLLKRYRTEGAPAIRHKARGKAPNNKIHQAKRDYAVALVKENYADFGPTLATEMLADHHGFKVSRETLRKWMTDDGLWLSRKQRRTFHQPRSRRECFGELVQIDGSDHRWFEDRASPCTLLVFIDDATSMLMELRFVQSESTFSYFTALESYLLKHGRPVAFYSDKHTVFRVSKPNQHMTGMTQFGRALAELNIEILCANSSQAKGRVERANRTLQDRLVKELRLAGISNMDEGNAFLPGFTERFNAKFAKAPAKSNDLHRALNIEPDRLSEVFCLRDQRHVTKDLMLKYDRKRIKLEINELTRGLVGKYVDVYEYGSGRIQVRANGVVLPHTILNLERRITHAAITENKRLSAVLEHIKTEQDKAPPKVMIKPVSAKNGYVKTGRRPPGGPSKMEPYYARKRAEREARAASQGSDI, from the coding sequence ATGGGATGGGTGATGATGAGCGAGCGCGAGTTAAATCGCATTGAGGTGTTGGCGCAGGTCGATGACGGGCGTTTGAGCGTTCAGAACGGCGCGAACATGTTGGATGTCACGAAGCGGCAATTGTTTCGGTTGCTGAAGCGATACCGAACCGAAGGCGCGCCTGCGATCCGCCACAAAGCCCGCGGCAAAGCTCCGAACAACAAGATCCATCAGGCGAAGCGTGACTATGCTGTGGCTCTGGTCAAAGAGAACTACGCAGATTTTGGGCCGACATTGGCCACTGAGATGTTGGCGGATCACCACGGATTCAAGGTCTCTCGCGAGACGCTGCGCAAGTGGATGACCGACGATGGTTTATGGCTGTCGCGCAAACAACGGCGGACATTCCATCAGCCCAGATCACGACGGGAATGCTTTGGCGAGCTGGTTCAAATCGACGGTTCTGATCATCGCTGGTTCGAGGATCGGGCCAGTCCTTGCACTCTGCTTGTCTTCATTGATGACGCGACCAGCATGTTGATGGAGCTGCGGTTTGTTCAATCGGAAAGCACGTTCAGCTACTTCACCGCGCTGGAGAGCTACCTGCTTAAACACGGTCGCCCCGTTGCGTTTTACAGTGACAAACACACGGTGTTCCGCGTCTCAAAACCCAACCAACACATGACCGGTATGACCCAGTTTGGGCGTGCATTAGCCGAGCTAAACATCGAGATTCTATGCGCAAACAGCTCTCAGGCCAAAGGTCGCGTCGAACGGGCAAACCGCACATTGCAGGACCGGCTAGTGAAAGAGCTGCGCCTTGCAGGCATCTCAAACATGGATGAAGGCAACGCATTCCTGCCGGGGTTCACGGAGCGCTTCAACGCTAAGTTTGCAAAGGCCCCTGCCAAGTCAAACGACCTGCATCGCGCGCTGAACATCGAACCGGATCGACTGAGCGAGGTCTTCTGTTTGCGTGACCAACGTCATGTGACCAAAGATCTGATGCTGAAGTACGACCGCAAACGCATTAAGTTGGAGATCAATGAGCTGACGCGCGGCCTCGTTGGCAAATACGTTGACGTCTATGAGTATGGCAGTGGGCGTATTCAGGTGCGTGCCAACGGCGTTGTCCTGCCCCATACGATCCTAAACCTTGAACGCCGGATCACACACGCAGCTATCACAGAGAACAAGCGGCTCAGCGCTGTTCTTGAACATATCAAAACCGAACAGGACAAAGCCCCGCCAAAGGTGATGATCAAACCAGTAAGCGCTAAGAATGGTTACGTGAAGACGGGGCGACGCCCACCTGGAGGCCCGTCTAAGATGGAGCCATACTACGCCCGCAAGCGCGCAGAACGAGAGGCACGCGCAGCCAGCCAAGGCTCCGATATTTGA
- a CDS encoding S49 family peptidase, with protein MFHARIAARAFNTPLLVEPSKAMAFLSGLGPRILGRQVETLDQGFALESTPMPTARASILAGGLAEGFGQHSDALYPVVDGIAVIEISGVLIHRGGWIGQSSGQTSYEGITAQIEAAATDPSVRGLALEIDSFGGEVAGVFDLADRIRAVRATKPVWAFVAEHAFSAGYALASQADRILLPRTGAVGSIGVVVMHADLSGQLDQDGVRVTLIHAGSHKVDANPYAPLPDAVHNDIQREIDVLRFLFTETVAAGRAGRLSQEAAIATEAATYRGADAVAAGLADEVIDMQRGFAAFRQRVANNPTLAPAHARRVAAPHSRKPTQPKEKAHMANGTDNPNSNTENNQEDTLLEDAADEAAIPQDGHSDAADDQPAIPATPPAAPVPAVSAKAQPGNLAALSAQLREAAAEVAEIAAQAGRLGIAIDAAKAMRDGTTPEALRSLVLQRAAAAADARDIVAAPLSPVLPKAAESPIVAAAKRAASAGAKG; from the coding sequence ATGTTCCACGCCCGCATTGCTGCGCGCGCCTTCAATACGCCGCTGCTGGTTGAGCCCTCCAAAGCCATGGCGTTTTTGTCCGGTCTTGGGCCACGCATCCTTGGGCGCCAAGTCGAAACGCTGGATCAAGGCTTCGCGTTGGAAAGCACCCCCATGCCAACAGCGCGCGCCAGTATTCTGGCGGGTGGCCTTGCCGAGGGCTTTGGCCAGCATAGTGACGCCCTGTACCCAGTCGTTGATGGCATCGCCGTGATCGAGATCTCCGGCGTGCTGATCCACCGCGGGGGCTGGATTGGACAGTCCTCGGGCCAGACCAGCTATGAGGGGATCACTGCCCAAATCGAGGCGGCGGCCACTGATCCTTCCGTGCGCGGCCTTGCGTTGGAAATTGACAGTTTTGGGGGTGAAGTTGCGGGGGTATTTGACCTTGCAGATCGCATTCGTGCGGTTCGCGCCACCAAACCCGTCTGGGCCTTTGTGGCTGAACACGCCTTCTCAGCCGGGTACGCGCTGGCCAGCCAGGCCGACCGCATCTTGCTGCCCCGCACCGGAGCCGTCGGCAGCATCGGCGTTGTCGTCATGCATGCTGATCTCAGCGGTCAGCTGGATCAAGACGGGGTGCGCGTTACGCTGATCCATGCAGGATCCCACAAGGTGGATGCCAATCCCTACGCGCCCCTGCCTGACGCAGTCCATAATGACATCCAGCGTGAAATCGATGTGCTGCGGTTCCTCTTTACTGAGACCGTCGCGGCGGGGCGCGCGGGACGGTTGAGCCAGGAGGCCGCCATCGCGACCGAAGCCGCCACCTACCGCGGGGCAGACGCCGTCGCCGCAGGTCTCGCCGATGAGGTCATCGATATGCAGCGCGGCTTTGCCGCCTTCCGGCAGCGCGTGGCAAACAACCCAACCCTCGCACCCGCGCACGCAAGGCGCGTGGCAGCACCCCATTCCCGCAAACCAACCCAACCGAAAGAGAAGGCACACATGGCCAACGGAACAGATAACCCAAACAGCAATACGGAAAATAATCAGGAAGATACCCTGCTTGAGGATGCTGCCGATGAGGCAGCAATCCCGCAGGATGGCCATTCCGATGCCGCTGATGATCAACCTGCCATCCCGGCCACGCCACCTGCGGCACCTGTACCGGCTGTCTCAGCCAAAGCGCAGCCGGGCAATCTGGCCGCGCTATCGGCACAACTGCGCGAGGCGGCGGCGGAGGTCGCCGAGATTGCGGCACAGGCCGGACGGCTTGGCATCGCCATTGATGCAGCAAAGGCGATGCGCGATGGCACCACGCCCGAGGCTTTGCGCTCACTGGTGTTGCAGCGCGCGGCCGCTGCAGCCGATGCGCGCGATATCGTGGCGGCACCGCTCTCACCTGTGCTTCCCAAGGCTGCGGAAAGTCCAATTGTTGCCGCCGCAAAACGCGCGGCCTCCGCAGGTGCAAAGGGCTGA
- a CDS encoding phage portal protein, which yields MNWRQRLGAFVGGFDAGQHHRRLRGFQATRAHVNALIAASGPDITARARWLVRNNGYAANAVESWAANTVGDGIKPISQIADAAHKEELQRLWLAWTDEADSEGLTDFYGLQRRAAREVFLAGEVFFRFRPRRAGDGLSVPVQLQMLPAEMLPLELTSVSAAGNAIRQGIEFDRIGRRVAYHFFRRHPGDSTDPGLAGEIVRVPASEVIHVIDPVEGGQLRGVSKLAPAIVKLFLLDQYDDAELDRKKVAAMYAMFVTSPAPENPLLPSEDDDMLGGFEISPGQVVRLDPGEDVTVGQPADSGATYEPFQYRTLLQVASALGIPYPYLTNDMVKGNFSNSRLALIEFRRRVSAWQHSVMVYQLCRPIYARWMDAAVMSGALDLPGYEADRSRLLAANWLPTKWDWVDPLKDANAEIAQIEAGLKSRSQAIAERGYDAEQVDREIAAERARERLLGLDFRRPGSPAQGVQALTGPDGDEDDDTDQTDETDDAGRPRNPEDQT from the coding sequence ATGAACTGGCGGCAGCGTCTCGGGGCCTTTGTCGGTGGCTTTGATGCAGGCCAGCATCACCGCCGTCTGCGCGGATTCCAGGCGACGCGCGCGCATGTGAATGCGCTGATCGCGGCGTCAGGGCCCGATATCACTGCACGCGCCCGCTGGTTGGTGCGCAACAACGGCTATGCGGCCAATGCTGTTGAAAGCTGGGCTGCAAATACCGTGGGCGATGGGATCAAACCGATCTCGCAGATTGCAGACGCAGCGCACAAGGAAGAGCTGCAGCGCCTTTGGTTGGCCTGGACGGATGAGGCTGACAGCGAAGGTCTGACCGATTTCTACGGGCTCCAGCGCCGCGCGGCGCGAGAGGTCTTCCTTGCGGGCGAGGTGTTCTTTCGCTTTCGCCCACGGCGCGCGGGCGACGGCCTGAGCGTGCCCGTCCAGCTGCAGATGCTGCCCGCCGAAATGCTACCATTGGAACTGACCAGCGTTTCCGCTGCTGGCAATGCCATCCGCCAAGGCATCGAGTTCGACCGGATCGGGCGGCGCGTGGCCTACCATTTCTTTCGCCGCCACCCGGGCGACAGCACCGATCCGGGGCTTGCAGGGGAAATCGTGCGGGTGCCTGCCTCTGAGGTGATCCATGTGATTGACCCGGTCGAAGGCGGCCAGCTGCGCGGGGTCTCAAAGCTGGCACCCGCCATCGTGAAATTGTTTCTGCTCGACCAGTATGACGATGCCGAGCTGGACCGCAAAAAGGTGGCGGCGATGTATGCGATGTTCGTCACCTCGCCCGCGCCAGAAAACCCCCTGCTGCCGTCCGAGGATGACGACATGCTGGGCGGGTTTGAGATCAGCCCCGGCCAGGTCGTGCGTTTGGATCCAGGCGAAGATGTGACCGTGGGCCAGCCTGCAGATTCAGGGGCAACCTACGAGCCGTTCCAATACCGCACGCTGCTGCAGGTCGCCTCGGCGCTGGGCATTCCTTATCCTTATCTGACCAATGACATGGTGAAGGGGAACTTCTCGAACTCGCGCTTGGCGCTGATAGAATTTAGACGCCGCGTCTCGGCCTGGCAGCACTCGGTGATGGTCTATCAGCTGTGCCGACCGATTTATGCGCGCTGGATGGATGCCGCCGTAATGTCCGGCGCACTGGACCTTCCCGGCTATGAGGCCGACCGGTCACGCCTGCTGGCGGCCAACTGGCTACCCACCAAGTGGGATTGGGTCGATCCCCTGAAGGATGCCAATGCCGAGATTGCTCAGATCGAGGCAGGCCTCAAATCGCGTAGCCAAGCCATCGCTGAGCGTGGCTACGACGCAGAACAGGTCGACCGCGAAATCGCGGCTGAGCGCGCACGCGAGCGATTACTCGGCCTCGACTTTCGCCGCCCCGGCTCGCCCGCACAAGGTGTACAGGCTTTGACGGGCCCGGATGGGGACGAAGACGACGACACCGACCAGACAGATGAAACCGATGACGCGGGCCGCCCGCGCAACCCTGAGGACCAGACCTGA